A window of the Cheilinus undulatus linkage group 21, ASM1832078v1, whole genome shotgun sequence genome harbors these coding sequences:
- the atad5a gene encoding ATPase family AAA domain-containing protein 5, with the protein MAGVVAMASVIEDFDTQPCKKSRKDASSPVVKTITNYFSPVPKPAEKPFSPPRSNNIMDYFNRKAPSSKDRNSSPEQSKENVQTCQPAVREAAVKHQPQKRSRKASKAARKLVEVETVSSASEDSCVNVEEQHDSRDSAAGVISSCGVLGSDTAALLVQLSAEACMSAESSENDTKDEGLEQADKGENSVADGSKQKENIKLKPELKCIELSPIVPHKEKAKQVKSAARNSRKRLQQEEKDSKEEEKEKESSLCDVSMEVNVDEASQLNSTVTISFEDFVRSQSQENEQGKYDDCKIISEAEEMDTEQIETPKADENVSSSEPPLQVSPRTLTIQAEVHAVSPKQDPAKVGGRVASIFNRRKGATSPAESKSSSQTEAEKQLPSPAVKRKSNVVLQEEDLELSVLESESMPKCSDAERKQFMAAFKQPCLDGSKAKPAKSKQKPAEEKVVEEVEKVTEEEGEKTESKEQEPAASEGNKAAKKKPVRKGRKKGEEEKEAAKSQPPAPVEETVTATLDDQKKEPHMTSTPSIPAVRRSRRESAARQTPETAPTTPVRKLRKHNESKDAAVAVLPDDSPADVSTPKRRRSKHGVFVAEMLGPSDTKGSPIRIKFRRVQKNVSIPKAEGNGGKNPPVAAKVSAESKKRKQAKKLVEKAKVIQQSKKGADKEKDTLRRSSRTEASLKKSYCEDEDSVICLEEDQTKTAPEKRKTQKSLRSLNDVLGKAKPGSQDSKATPAGSKVPSLAQEKSSRKASAVISIFDDSSRDGSDCTQDDEQFRARREFLKSGLPESFRKQIAKTAASKEAYSLSCSSFQPVVHVKQQQHDSPLWSLPWPESSLLHHLKELWSQTFIPPQPVSGSLCMKTKPVCRALCERGSGWRPEISESVRQLLMEEVRTSNPAFPIQVFLSRLLKRCIDHQQQQNGATEPEAVSRESSTAGGKRKRTDDEEGMTVKVAKKQKANSSEEISAPETTTRGGRKRRGQRLVKAAPVQPEDDSVVVLDDVSGGDTERKDLLKEDVLWTDKYQPQHSCDIVGNLASVRRLHSWLKEWKIRADREEKKKQKEKKEEEGSNDSDWDCGEDDSQDGEDMLCNTMLITGPTGVGKTAAVYACAQELGFKVFEVNASSQRSGRLILSQLKEATQSHQVDSQGVNAHKPSYFNSYGTSSSAGTMRPGSSPRKINSPRRVVSSPRKHPQSPRGAKRGNLAPTSLANFFKMGRPTNKDAPNTKKNEQTDASQKDTKANDSASKHKGSAVKSPATTPKDKANEEQNKKTATSLILFEEVDVIFDDDSGFIAAIKTFMTTTKRPVILTTSDPAFSAMFDGCFEETLFKTPSVADASSFLRLLCLTEDVRMDQSDVSSLLRVNGGDVRQSLLQLQFWSRSGGGCKVAQTDRSGADQKPRRKSAEILPLCDSGCTESMLSLLNTKPERNIWELLKSRSLLEEEICLDLLMNSQRRGVDLLYSNMEALLPLPRTQLTTSNYNQKPPVSASQDCPTDLAPAHARLLETESADCSDDGSPVKISNRMKKNKRRHCLPEKGRLDSDSDSEGGFLSLNKPQEAPAATEDTTQNSEPEKVKRMPVTPEERAKSVPVSKCLESMADFLDNISYMDSSMLVQSDGGQKRSHDGAAVKDGMTDEPRIETERESRMRGELMFEISATVEALSFHRLRVSAEEVWQNTQQLEGEVWKEAAAELSLPVAAHREGYSFTQDGLCQPQIVQQRREVMESLMVRGVFGSLCNRPAAALDFLPALRTICRSEQLKEQGKVKRRFLHYLDAINLGIEKNTLQHLAEDFP; encoded by the exons ATGGCTGGTGTTGTGGCTATGGCATCTGTCATCGAGGACTTTGACACCCAG CCTTGCAAGAAATCTCGTAAAGATGCTAGCAGTCCTGTTGTCAAAACAATCACCAACTACTTCTCCCCTGTACCCAAGCCTGCAGAGAAACCCTTTTCTCCTCCTCGCTCCAACAACATCATGGACTACTTCAACCGTAAAGCGCCATCCTCTAAGGATAGAAACAGCTCGCCAGAGCAGTCAAAGGAGAATGTACAGACGTGTCAGCCTGCAGTGAGAGAGGCTGCAGTAAAACATCAACCTCAGAAACGGAGCAGAAAGGCCAGCAAAGCAGCAAGGAAACTAGTAGAGGTTGAAACTGTTAGCTCTGCATCAGAGGACAGCTGCGTGAATGTGGAAGAGCAGCATGACAGCAGAGACTCTGCAGCAGGAGTTATCAGCAGCTGTGGTGTTCTTGGCAGCGATACCGCGGCCCTGTTGGTCCAGCTTAGCGCCGAGGCTTGTATGTCTGCAGAAAGTTCAGAAAATGACACTAAAGATGAGGGTTTAGAGCAGGCTGATAAAGGTGAAAACAGTGTAGCAGATGGttcaaaacaaaaggaaaacattAAACTTAAACCAGAACTGAAATGCATAGAGTTATCTCCAATTGTACCCCATAAAGAGAAAGCAAAACAAGTCAAAAGTGCTGCACGAAACTCTCGAAAAAGGCTGCAACAGGAGGAAAAAGATtcaaaagaagaggagaaagaaaaagagagctCTTTATGTGATGTTAGTATGGAGGTTAACGTGGATGAAGCCTCTCAGTTAAACAGCACCGTGACAATCTCCTTCGAGGATTTTGTTCGGAGTCAGAGTCAAGAAaatgagcagggcaaatatgaTGACTGTAAGATCATATCAGAGGCAGAAGAAATGGACACTGAGCAGATAGAAACGCCTAAAGCTGATGAAAATGTCAGTTCCAGTGAGCCACCTCTTCAAGTTTCACCTCGAACCCTCACCATTCAGGCTGAAGTCCATGCAGTCTCACCGAAACAGGACCCAGCCAAGGTGGGGGGGAGGGTAGCGTCTATCTTCAACAGGAGAAAAGGTGCAACGAGTCCCGCTGAATCAAAATCCTCTTCTCAGACGGAGGCAGAAAAACAGCTTCCCTCTCCGGCTGTCAAACGAAAATCCAACGTGGTTCTTCAGGAGGAAGATCTAGAGCTGTCAGTCCTGGAGAGTGAATCCATGCCGAAGTGCAGCGATGCAGAGAGGAAGCAGTTCATGGCTGCGTTCAAACAGCCCTGTCTGGATGGGTCTAAAGCCAAGCCTGCAAAGAGCAAGCAGAAGCCAGCTGAGGAGAAGGTTGTAGAGGAGGTGGAGAAAGTGACtgaagaggaaggagaaaaaacagaaagcaaagaGCAAGAGCCTGCAGCCTCTGAGGGAAACAAAGCTGCTAAAAAGAAACCAGTGAGGAAAGGCAGAAAGAAAggtgaagaagaaaaagaggcagCCAAATCTCAGCCTCCTGCTCCCGTAGAAGAAACGGTCACTGCAACTCTTGATGACCAGAAAAAGGAACCTCACATGACCTCGACTCCCTCCATCCCAGCAGTAAGGAGGTCCAGAAGGGAGTCTGCAGCTAGACAAACCCCTGAAACTGCTCCGACAACTCCGGTCAGAAAACTGAGGAAACATAATGAGTCAAAGgatgctgctgttgctgttttaCCTGACGACAGCCCTGCTGATGTGTCCACTCCAAAGAGACGGCGTTCTAAACACGGAGTCTTCGTCGCAGAGATGCTGGGTCCATCAGACACCAAAGGAAGTCCAATCAG gaTTAAGTTCAGGAGAGTCCAGAAAAATGTCTCCATACCTAAGGCTGAAGGCAATGGTGGCAAAAACCCACCTGTGGCTGCTAAA gttTCCGCTGAGTCTAAAAAAAGGAAGCAGGCGAAGAAGCTGGTGGAGAAAGCCAAGGTCATTCAGCAGAGTAAAAAAGGTGCAGACAAGGAGAAAGACACCTTAAGGCGATCGTCACGAACCGAGGCCTCTCTGAAGAAGAGCTACTGTGAAGATGAG GATTCTGTGATTTgcctggaggaagatcagactAAAACAGCaccagaaaagagaaaaactcaGAAGTCTTTACGAAGTCTGAACGACGTTCTCGGAAAAGCAAAACCTGGCAGCCAGGACTCAAAGGCCACCCCAG CAGGCTCCAAAGTGCCGTCACTGGCTCAGGAGAAATCCTCCCGTAAGGCGTCAGCTGTGATTTCCATCTTCGACGATAGCAGCCGTGACGGCTCTGACTGCACGCAGGATGATGAGCAGTTCAGGGCACGCAGAGAGTTCTTGAAGAGTGGTCTGCCTGAGTCCTTCAGGAAACAGATCGCCAAGACCGCTGCGAGCAAGGAGGCGTACTCATTGTCCTGTTCCTCCTTTCAGCCGGTGGTTCACGTAAAGCAGCAACAACACG ACTCTCCTCTTTGGAGTCTGCCGTGGCCAGAGTCTTCATTGCTGCATCATCTGAAGGAGCTTTGGAGCCAAACATTCATCCCACCTCAGCCAGTCAGTGGCTCCCTCTGCATGAAGACAAAACCCGTCTGCAGAGCCCTTTGTGAACGA GGTTCTGGTTGGCGGCCTGAGATCTCTGAAAGTGTTCGTCAGCTTCTCATGGAGGAGGTCAGAACCTCAAACCCGGCCTTCCCAATTCAGGTGTTCCTCAGTCGCCTCCTGAAGAGATGCATcgaccaccagcagcagcagaacgGCGCCACAG AACCAGAAGCTGTAAGCAGAGAATCGAGCACAGCAGgagggaagaggaagaggacagATGATGAAGAGGGAATGACAGTGAAGGTAGCTAAGAAGCAGAAAGCCAACTCTTCAGAGGAGATTTCAGCACCAGAGACCACGACAAGAGGAGGCCGTAAGAGGCGAGGGCAGAGATTAGTGAAAGCTGCTCCCGTCCAGCCTGAAGACGACTCTGTGGTTGTCCTCGATGATGTGTCTGGAGGAGACACTGAGAGAAAAG ATTTGTTGAAGGAGGACGTGTTATGGACAGACAAGTATCAGCCTCAGCACTCCTGCGACATTGTTGGAAACCTTGCCTCAGTGAGAAGGCTGCACAG CTGGCTGAAGGAATGGAAGATCCGTGCAGAccgagaagaaaagaaaaaacagaaagaaaagaaagaagaggaaggcAGCAATG ACTCGGACTGGGACTGCGGAGAAGACGACTCCCAGGATGGAGAGGACATGTTGTGCAACACGATGCTCATCACAGGACCCACTGGAGTTGGAAAGACCGCTGCAGTATACGCTTGTGCTCAGGAGCTTGGCTTTAAG GTGTTTGAGGTGAATGCTTCATCTCAGCGGAGTGGACGACTGATTCTGTCCCAGCTCAAAGAAGCTACACAGTCCCACCAGGTCGACAGCCAGGGGGTCAACGCCCATAAACCCAGCTACTTTAACAGCTACGGCACAAGCAGCAGCGCAGGAACCATGAGGCCTGGATCTTCTCCCA GGAAGATAAACTCTCCTCGTAGGGTGGTCTCCTCCCCTAGAAAACATCCCCAGTCTCCAAGAGGGGCTAAAAGAGGAAACCTGGCTCCTACATCTTTAGCTAACTTCTTTAAAATGGGCCGGCCAACCAACAAGGACGCTCCAAACACGAAGAAGAATGAGCAAACTG ATGCATcccaaaaagacacaaaagccAACGATTCTGCAAGTAAGCATAAAGGCTCTGCAGTCAAATCCCCGGCGACCACCCCTAAAGATAAAGCAAATGAAGAGCAGAACAAGAAGACGGCGACCTCACTCATTCTGTTTGAAGAAGTAGATGTGATTTTTGACGACGACTCTGGTTTTATCGCTGCCATTAAGACATTTATGACTACAACCAAGAGACCGGTCATCCTCACAACCAGTG ATCCGGCTTTCAGTGCCATGTTTGATGGATGCTTTGAAGAAACCCTTTTCAAAACTCCCTCAGTG GCGGATGCGAGCAGCTTCCTGAGGCTGTTGTGTTTGACAGAGGACGTcagaatggaccaatcagacgTGAGCTCTCTGCTCAGAGTCAACGGCGGCGATGTCAGGCAGAGTTTACTGCAGCTGCAGTTCTGGTCTCGCAGTGGAGGAGGATGCAAAGTGGCACAGACTGACAGAAGCG GGGCTGATCAAAAACCAAGGAGAAAGTCAGCAGAGATTCTTCCTCTGTGTGACAGCGGCTGCACTGAGAGCATGCTCAGTCTGCTGAACACCAAACCAGAGAGAAACATCTGGGAGCTGCTCAAG AGCCGCAGTCTGTTGGAGGAGGAGATTTGTCTGGATCTGCTGATGAACAGCCAGAGACGTGGAGTTGACCTGCTTTATTCCAACATGGAGGCACTCTTGCCTCTACCACGCACACAGCTGACCACATCTAACTACAATCAGAAGCCGCCTGTTTCAGCATCACAGGACTGTCCCACTGATTTGGCCCCAGCACACGCCAGGCTGTTGGAAACAGAGTCTGCAGATTGCTCTGATGATGGCAGTCCGGTGAAAATCTCCAAcagaatgaagaaaaacaagaggagGCACTGTTTACCAGAGAAAGGCAGACTTGACTCAGACTCTGACTCAGAAGGTGGTTTTCTGTCTCTAAACAAGCCCCAGGAAGCCCCTGCAGCGACGGAGGACACCACACAGAATTCAGAGCCGGAAAAGGTAAAGAGGATGCCAGTGACTCCTGAGGAGCGGGCCAAAAGCGTCCCAGTCTCCAAGTGTCTTGAGTCAATGGCTGACTTCTTAGATAACATCTCCTACATGGACTCCTCCATGTTGGTTCAATCAGACGGTGGTCAGAAAAGGTCACATGATGGGGCCGCAGTGAAAGATGGAATGACAGACGAGCCAAGAATtgagactgagagagagagcaggatgaGAGGGGAGCTCATGTTTGAGATATCGGCCACTGTGGAGGCGCTGAGCTTCCACAGACTTCGGGTTTCAGCGGAGGAGGTGTGGCAGAACACTCAGCAACTTGAGGGGGAGGTCTGGAAGGAGGCGGCGGCAGAACTCAGCCTCCCTGTGGCTGCTCACCGGGAAGGTTACAGCTTCACTCAGGACGGCCTGTGCCAACCACA GATCGTTCAGCAGAGAAGAGAAGTGATGGAGAGTCTGATGGTCAGAGGAGTGTTTGGCTCGCTCTGTAACAGACCTGCAGCTGCTCTCGACTTTCTGCCAGCGCTCCGCACCATCTGCAGATCCGAGCAGCTGAAAGAGCAGGGCAAAGTCAAACGAAG GTTCCTTCACTACCTCGATGCCATCAACCTTGGTATAGAAAAGAACACACTGCAGCACCTCGCTGAAGACTTCCCCTGA